A stretch of the Rhinoderma darwinii isolate aRhiDar2 chromosome 3, aRhiDar2.hap1, whole genome shotgun sequence genome encodes the following:
- the LOC142750684 gene encoding olfactory receptor 11L1-like, with protein sequence MDPAGEPETLTMTQAMQAEMQDLQCQIWRLEDKRTLTLSGGGDIDLLNPGDGVFSILKMRNNISSIHLLGFPGLHKLKYLLFFFLLIMYCLTMVGNIFIIMLVFMKRSLHSPKYFFLTHLSLYDILLATDIIPNMFGVVLHEGATMSFTACIVQFDVFGSLEGVECLLLTVMSYDRYIAICNPLHYNITMNESFCVKSIVTTWTLGFLMTLINAVTIGRLKFCGANVIDHFFCDYKPIVELSCSDIFILQVQTFIIGFCIIACPFLIIVASYVCIIFTILKIRSESGRQKAFFTCSSHLTVVSIFNGTLISVYVVPAGGKLLILGKITSLLYTVVTPLLNPVIYSLRNKDIMEVFENLKNII encoded by the exons atggaccctgctggtgaaCCCGAGACCTTGACGAtgacacaagccatgcaggcagagatgcaagaccttcagtGCCAGATATGGAG GTTAGAAGATAAAAGAACACTGACGTTG AGTGGTGGGGGTGACATTGATCTCCtgaatcctggtgacggtgtctttAGTATCCTTAAG ATGAGGAACAATATCTCCAGTATTCATCTCCTGGGATTTCCAGGTCTTCACAAGCTCAAGTATCTGCTCTTCTTCTTTCTGCTCATCATGTACTGCTTGACCATGGTTGGAaatattttcattattatgtTAGTGTTTATGAAAAGAAGTCTCCATTCTCCCAAGTACTTTTTCCTCACGCACCTATCATTATATGATATCTTACTAGCCACTGATATCATTCCCAACATGTTTGGTGTAGTGCTCCATGAAGGGGCCACCATGTCGTTCACTGCCTGTATAGTTCAATTTGATGTGTTTGGATCCTTAGAAGGTGTTGAGTGTCTTCTTCTAACAGTGATGTCTTATGACCGTTATATTGCTATCTGCAACCCCCTGCACTACAATATTACTATGAATGAGTCATTTTGTGTGAAGTCTATTGTTACTACCTGGACTCTGGGATTCTTGATGACATTGATAAATGCGGTGACAATAGGACGGCTGAAGTTCTGTGGAGCTAATGtgattgaccattttttttgtgaCTACAAACCTATTGTGGAGCTTTCATGCTCAGATATCTTCATACTCCAGGTCCAGACTTTCATAATAGGTTTTTGTATAATTGCTTGTCCGTTTTTGATAATTGTGGCCTCTTATGTCTGTATCATATTCACTATCCTGAAAATCCGATCAGAGAGCGGGAGACAAAAAGCCTTCTTCACCTGCAGCTCACACTTGACCGTGGTCTCGATATTTAATGGAACATTGATATCAGTTTATGTGGTTCCAGCAGGTGGAAAGTTATTAATTTTGGGTAAAATCACTTCTCTGCTCTACACGGTGGTGACTCCATTGCTTAACCCAGTAATTTATAGTTTGAGGAACAAAGACATCATGGAAGTCTTTGAAAATCTAAAAAATATCATTTga